Below is a genomic region from Pseudomonadota bacterium.
GTTTGGGTTTCTGTGGATTGATCTTAAGGAGGTATGAAAATGGGGCGTGCGTTTGATCCGATCACGTTAGAGATCTTATGGAGAAGACTTATTTCCATTGTGGATGAGGCGGACTCGAGCGTCGCCCGCACGGCATTCTCGAGCTTGCTCAGGGATGCCCATGACTACACCTGCATGTTTACGGACAAGTTGGGCAGGGAACTGGCCCAGGGGAGTTTTGCAACCCCCGGGCAGTCGGGGGCCATGGCCCTGGGAATAAAAAATCTCGTCAACAAGTTCCCTATAGACTATTACCAGCCTGGTGACGCCTTTATTACGAATGATCCCTGGGCTTTGGCGGGCCACCTGAATGATGTATGCGTCATGAGCCCTATCTTCTACAAGGATCAATTGGCCGCCTTTACAGCCTGTGTTTTTCATCACTCCGATATCGGTGGCCGTGTTGCCTCGGACAACCATGACGTCTTCGAAGAAGGCCTTTTTATCCCCGTCGTTAAGCTCTATGACAGGTGGGTCCTCAACGAGTCGGTCCTGGACATGATCCGGTGGAACGTACGGACGCCCGATGAGGTTATCGGGGATATCCGGTCGCAGATAGCTGCGAACCATGTCTGTGCCGAGAAGGTACGCCAGATGCTCAAGGAGAGTGACCTTGACAGTCTCGATGACCTGGCAGACCAGATTATTGGCCTCACTGAGAAAAGCATGAGGGAGGAGATCGAAAAAATCCCGGACGGTATCTACCGGGCCAAAGGCATAATCGAGCAGATAAAGGAAAAAGAGGACATCGTTATCCAGGCGAAGGTCGAGATAAAAGGAAGCAATATCATCGTGGACCTCGACGGCTCTTCCCCGCAGGTAAACTGGGGCGGCAACGTGGTCTTCAATTTTACCTATGCCTATGTATTCATGGCAGTGAAAAGCATGTTTGCCCCTGATATCCCCAATAACGACGGCTGTACCAGGCCTATAAAGCTCTCCGCCCCTGAGGGTAGTGTTGTGAACTGCAAGTTTCCTGCAGCCGTGGCCGCACGGATGGGGGTGGGTCATTTCCTTACCGAGGTCATTTACCGGGCCCTGTCCGATGTCCTGCCCAACAGGGTGATTGCAGGCTCCGGCGGTACCCCTGCTGCGATGAACGTGTTTTATGGGAAAAGGAAAGACGGGAAGCCGTGGCATTCCGTGATCATAAGGGGAGGTGGCATGGGAGCGGGCGCCGCCAACGACGGCAATTACATCTACATCTTCCCGGCCAACGGTGCGAACACGCCTGTTGAGATATTTGAAAGCGACACCCCACTTATTGTGGAGAAGAGAGAACTCCTCACTGATTCAGGCGGTCTCGGCAAGATGAAGGGAGGTCTCGGGAAAAGGGAAATTTTCAAGGTGCCTGACGACCAGTATGCCCCGATCCCGCCCGTCAACCTGGGAATCCAGGCGGGAAGGTACGTCTATCCGGCGGAAGGGCTCTTTGACGGCAAACCAGGTACCAGGGCGAAGTTCCTGGTCAACGGAGTGCCGGGAAATTCCTATGGATTAACCCAACTGAAGCCGGGCGACGTGGTGACCATCGATGCTCCTGGCGGGGGCGGCTACGGCAATCCGCTCGAACGCGAGCCCGAAATGGTGGCCAGCGACGTGATAGAAGGATATGTCAGCCTTGAAAGTGCCAGGATTAACTACGGTGTTGTGATCGACACTGCAACATTTGCGGTAAATATGGAAGAGACAAAGAAACTACGAGAGAAAAAAGTAAGCAGTAAGCACTAAGCAGTATGCAGTTAAAATCTTTGCTGCTTACTCCCTACTGCATAGTACCTATTGCATTTAGGACGGGGGTGAATATGGAACAGAGATTTGGACCCAGGCAGAAGACGGAGAAGGAGCTTCTCGCCTTTCAGGTTGAAGGGCTTAAATGGACATTAAACCATGTGTATCGAAATTCGGAATTTTACAAGAAAAGCTTTGATGAAGCAAAGGTTAAGCCGGATGATATAAAAACCCTCGATGACATAAGAAAATTGCCATTTACCTCCAATAAAGACCTTCAGGCAGGCTATCCCTTTCCCCTACGGAGTGTGCCTTTTGAAAAGATCACGCGTATCCATGCATCGAGCGGAACAACGGGTAAAAGAAAGGTTTTGTGTTATACCCAGAAGGACGTGGATGACTGGGCTGATATGTTTGCAAGGTGCTATGAATATGCAGGGTGCACAAAGGAAGACAGGATCCAGATAGCTGTCGGGTATGGCGTGTGGACAGCCGGGTGGGGATTTCAAAATGGTTGCGAAAGATTTGGCGCGATGTCTATACCCATTGGGCCCGGGAACCTCGATATGCAGTGCCAATTTCTGGAAGACTTTCAAACCACAGCAATCTGCTGCACGGCATCGATGGGTTTACTCATGGCAGAGGAGATAGACAAGAGGGGACTTAAGGGCAAGATTGCGCTAAAGAAAATGATATTTGGCTCTGAACGGTCAAGTGATGCGATGAGGGCAAGAATAAGTGAGTTGTCAGGGGTAAAGCCGGAGCAGCTCTTCGATATACCGGGGCTTACAGAACTCTATGGTCCAGGAACAGGATTGGACTGCATCTATCACAGAGGCATCCATTACTGGGCAGATTACTATATACTTGAACTGCTCAATCCTGACACAC
It encodes:
- a CDS encoding phenylacetate--CoA ligase is translated as MEQRFGPRQKTEKELLAFQVEGLKWTLNHVYRNSEFYKKSFDEAKVKPDDIKTLDDIRKLPFTSNKDLQAGYPFPLRSVPFEKITRIHASSGTTGKRKVLCYTQKDVDDWADMFARCYEYAGCTKEDRIQIAVGYGVWTAGWGFQNGCERFGAMSIPIGPGNLDMQCQFLEDFQTTAICCTASMGLLMAEEIDKRGLKGKIALKKMIFGSERSSDAMRARISELSGVKPEQLFDIPGLTELYGPGTGLDCIYHRGIHYWADYYILELLNPDTLQPVKLGEVGEMVVTTLRKEAAPLVRYRTRDLTRLIIEKCPCGSIMPMHDRILGRSDDMFIFRAVNIYPSQIDLILSNIKGVGSEFQVILDRKADGKDYMTIKVERANDASQKDDEKVKKVIEREIKKQILVSGDIEIVDYAGLPRSERKTKRVFDNRD
- a CDS encoding hydantoinase B/oxoprolinase family protein, which encodes MKMGRAFDPITLEILWRRLISIVDEADSSVARTAFSSLLRDAHDYTCMFTDKLGRELAQGSFATPGQSGAMALGIKNLVNKFPIDYYQPGDAFITNDPWALAGHLNDVCVMSPIFYKDQLAAFTACVFHHSDIGGRVASDNHDVFEEGLFIPVVKLYDRWVLNESVLDMIRWNVRTPDEVIGDIRSQIAANHVCAEKVRQMLKESDLDSLDDLADQIIGLTEKSMREEIEKIPDGIYRAKGIIEQIKEKEDIVIQAKVEIKGSNIIVDLDGSSPQVNWGGNVVFNFTYAYVFMAVKSMFAPDIPNNDGCTRPIKLSAPEGSVVNCKFPAAVAARMGVGHFLTEVIYRALSDVLPNRVIAGSGGTPAAMNVFYGKRKDGKPWHSVIIRGGGMGAGAANDGNYIYIFPANGANTPVEIFESDTPLIVEKRELLTDSGGLGKMKGGLGKREIFKVPDDQYAPIPPVNLGIQAGRYVYPAEGLFDGKPGTRAKFLVNGVPGNSYGLTQLKPGDVVTIDAPGGGGYGNPLEREPEMVASDVIEGYVSLESARINYGVVIDTATFAVNMEETKKLREKKVSSKH